Proteins from a genomic interval of Pectinophora gossypiella chromosome 4, ilPecGoss1.1, whole genome shotgun sequence:
- the LOC126366436 gene encoding uncharacterized protein LOC126366436, which yields MERPSTEDPPVTNTATPAVAAAAVTDRIDTAAPLVTEQPGGGSTETSTTTGTSSGTTTTTTGTTDDTDRTTGESNTEDSVQNETLRPGSVVRAPSAPHSTASKKRRLALLKAKEELLKKEVELAAARIATLAEESDDDTDIEIASVSDVRTRTKTWVDQHSTLAPPLPTNIAPLTITGEYRTTVEEKPSQTQHSHATPINKGAKHSIAAPTTQGGCISTPVTAGEHVIAKQPSIEITQLAQAITLAARSACPTPRSTFELPTYSGSHTEWLSFYAAYTATAPSYSDQENLVRLRKSLKGMAKETVESLLMYNANPTDVMKTLQLRFGRPDAIAHTELDRLRALPRLSDSAKEVCVFATRVNNIVATLRALRKQQYLYNPEITKLTIDKLTPTIRYRWYDFAAEQSEDDADLLKLARFLEREAERCGPYAQPERDTASSQTQRTAPGAVQIRKQTQQRTYSTTEKDKTACPVCDKTGHTAVKCQQFTDANTDKRWEMAKNKSLCFRCLTRRTLKHECKARTCNTNQCNRTHHPMLHFLKREVPEEKTETVSTAWTTRRTHTFLKILPVKVSGPQGDVDTFALLDDGSTVTLVDADITNQVGIKGPSDPLRIEALSTDIGVRKSQRVTLTLHGATNTFDTHARTIENLQLSPQRIENDDLTECHHLSDIALQLVYEATPKILIGQDNWELLLATETRRGARHQPVASLTPLGWVLHGAHTRTIGHRINYITAPTPEDSMDEQLRQYFAIESLAIEQKRPQSDPEQRALNILAERTTRSDDGRYITSLLWHTDNASMPDNYNNAYNRLLSTEKKIDKDPLLKQKYNEQMEALIEKGYAEPAPSTKTANRTWYLPHFPVLNAMKPGKVRVVHDAAAKTQGVSLNDYLLTGPDLLQSLPGVLMRLRQHKYAVSADIKEMFMQVKIREQDRDALRYLWRGDNRGDTTPREYRMTSLIFGAKSSPATAIYIKNSNAERYKVTDPDAYDAIVRNHYVDDYLQSFETIEQAVATSNRVREIHSEAHYELRQWTSNSQEVLTALSEPSTTTQSVSLDENTKTERILGLIWKPYSDELAFNLDLARLPQDVLNRKQPTKREALKIVMSLFDPLGLASPVTSKAKQLLQEVWRRNIEWDQPIDTDLAAQWTEWIEHLKKLTHVAIPRCHLHYSDASNMQLHVFVDASETAFAAALYWRIQSPEGHVTTSLVLGKAKVAPLKVTSIPRLELQAAVMGSRMAATVIEEHDRKPSSVTYWSDSRTVLTWLKTGARSYKPYVAHRIAAIEEVSKLNEWRWVPTKLNVADDATRDVPSDFDVQHRWFRGPEFLRDDPTTWPAEKPPHIENTGEERLHYTTHRSVTTTTLTTALPDSNRFSKWERLLRATARVLQFIALCRRSADEKVNYKRTAKVRETDSTWGRKYRTATPRPTKQRDDSYRKFIPLDARYSKEAEALLVRASQQQSFESEIDTLQKGGNIPHSSRLRPIAVELVNGVIQLKSRINAATDITPQTRAPAVIDGDNHVTKLYVEYIHRRLHHASVEATINECRQYYWILRLRPIARMLIHRCLPCRIRRSTPPRPPTGNHPPTRLAHHQRPFTYTGLDYFGPLTVTVGRGTQKRYVALFTCLTTRAVHLEIAASLTTDSAIMALRRMIARRGCPTEIWSDNGTNLQGADKELRKTIDRATEEEATHRKISWRFIPPAAPFMGGAWERLVRSVKTALYTVLERTSPSEEVLHTLLAEVEYTVNSRPLTHVSVDPADPEALTPNHFLLGGTAREGPPGTFDDSDLSNRTQWRASQRLADLFWTRWMREYLPELQNRREPHGEGTVKMGDVVLITDNTLPRNVWPRGIITATYPGTDNIVRVVDVKTKGGTLRRPVKKLLVLYSPQPPPIANQ from the coding sequence ATGGAACGGCCATCAACAGAAGACCCACCGGTCACCAACACAGCAACTCCCGCAGTCGCGGCCGCCGCCGTCACAGATAGAATAGATACAGCAGCCCCGCTGGTTACAGAACAGCCTGGTGGTGGTAGTACCGAAACATCTACTACCACTGGGACCAGCTCGGGCACCACAACGACGACGACGGGCACAACAGACGATACAGATAGGACTACGGGGGAATCCAACACAGAAGATAGCGTACAGAACGAGACGTTACGACCTGGATCGGTGGTCAGAGCCCCATCAGCGCCACACTCTACAGCTTCAAAGAAACGACGCCTAGCCTTACTTAAAGCAAAAGAGGAACTCCTGAAAAAAGAAGTCGAACTGGCAGCAGCACGCATCGCTACGTTAGCCGAAGAATCCGACGACGACACAGACATAGAGATAGCAAGTGTGAGCGACGTACGCACACGCACAAAGACGTGGGTGGACCAGCACTCAACGCTGGCCCCCCCGCTGCCCACCAACATAGCACCCTTAACTATAACGGGTGAATACAGAACCACAGTAGAAGAAAAACCGTCGCAAACTCAACACAGTCACGCGACACCTATAAACAAGGGGGCAAAACACAGCATAGCGGCACCCACTACACAAGGTGGATGCATCTCAACTCCCGTCACGGCGGGAGAACATGTGATCGCCAAACAACCATCGATAGAAATTACACAGTTAGCACAAGCGATCACGTTAGCTGCGCGATCAGCGTGTCCCACACCGCGCAGCACCTTCGAGCTTCCAACATACAGTGGATCTCACACAGAATGGCTGTCTTTCTACGCAGCCTACACAGCGACAGCTCCATCCTACTCCGACCAGGAGAACTTAGTACGCCTGCGGAAGAGCCTGAAGGGAATGGCGAAAGAAACGGTTGAAAGTCTTCTCATGTACAACGCGAACCCCACCGACGTAATGAAGACACTACAGCTTCGATTCGGCCGCCCCGACGCTATAGCTCACACCGAGCTCGACCGCCTCCGAGCTCTACCGCGCCTCAGCGACTCAGCCAAAGAAGTATGCGTATTTGCGACGAGGGTAAACAACATTGTGGCCACACTACGCGCCCTCCGAAAACAACAGTACCTGTATAACCCCGAGATAACTAAGCTCACTATAGACAAACTGACACCGACAATACGCTATAGATGGTACGACTTCGCGGCTGAGCAATCAGAAGACGACGCCGACCTACTGAAACTCGCAAGGTTCCTCGAACGCGAGGCTGAACGCTGTGGACCGTACGCGCAACCAGAGCGCGACACAGCTTCATCACAAACACAGCGGACAGCACCCGGCGCCGTCCAAATTCGAAAACAGACACAACAGCGTACTTACTCCACGACGGAAAAGGATAAGACAGCGTGCCCCGTATGCGACAAGACGGGACACACGGCGGTAAAATGTCAACAATTCACCGACGCGAACACAGACAAACGATGGGAAATGGCAAAAAACAAGTCACTATGTTTTCGATGCCTCACTCGACGCACTCTCAAACATGAGTGCAAAGCCCGAACATGCAACACCAACCAGTGCAACCGCACTCATCACCCTATGCTACATTTCCTGAAAAGAGAGGTCCCCGAAGAGAAAACAGAAACAGTCAGCACGGCATGGACGACGAGAAGAACTCACACCTTCTTAAAAATCCTCCCTGTCAAAGTCTCCGGTCCACAAGGCGATGTCGACACCTTCGCCTTACTCGACGACGGGTCCACAGTCACCCTAGTCGACGCCGATATCACCAACCAAGTCGGCATAAAGGGACCGAGCGACCCGCTACGCATAGAAGCCCTCTCAACCGACATAGGAGTCAGGAAATCACAGCGTGTAACACTCACGCTACACGGGGCGACTAACACCTTCGACACGCATGCCCGGACGATAGAAAACCTACAGCTCTCACCGCAACGCATCGAAAACGACGACCTCACCGAGTGCCACCACTTGTCCGACATCGCTCTACAACTAGTCTACGAGGCGACACCGAAGATACTAATAGGACAGGACAACTGGGAGCTACTCCTCGCCACCGAAACAAGAAGAGGGGCGCGGCATCAACCGGTCGCCTCCCTCACCCCTCTCGGCTGGGTGCTACACGGCGCACACACGCGCACTATAGGACATCGAATCAACTACATTACCGCACCCACACCCGAAGATAGTATGGACGAACAACTTCGTCAGTACTTCGCCATCGAGTCTCTCGCTATAGAACAGAAAAGGCCACAAAGCGACCCCGAACAGCGTGCGCTCAACATACTCGCCGAACGCACTACACGTAGCGACGACGGTCGTTACATAACGTCGCTACTGTGGCACACAGACAACGCGTCTATGCCCGACAACTACAATAACGCGTACAACCGCCTACTGTCTACAGAAAAAAAGATAGATAAAGATCCACTACTTAAACAGAAATACAACGAACAGATGGAAGCGCTTATAGAAAAGGGCTATGCCGAGCCCGCTCCGAGTACCAAAACAGCCAATAGAACTTGGTACTTACCTCATTTCCCCGTTCTCAACGCAATGAAACCGGGAAAAGTACGCGTCGTACACGATGCCGCAGCTAAAACGCAAGGTGTATCACTCAACGACTACCTGCTCACCGGTCCCGACTTACTACAGTCTCTACCGGGGGTACTCATGCGCCTCCGCCAGCACAAGTACGCTGTGTCCGCCGACATCAAGGAAATGTTCATGCAAGTCAAGATACGTGAACAAGATCGGGACGCCCTCCGCTACCTCTGGCGAGGCGACAATAGAGGCGACACGACTCCCCGAGAGTATCGCATGACATCACTCATCTTCGGAGCAAAGTCATCACCTGCGACAGCAATCTACATAAAGAATAGCAACGCCGAGCGGTACAAAGTCACAGACCCGGACGCGTACGACGCAATAGTCCGCAATCACTACGTCGATGACTATCTACAGAGCTTCGAGACAATAGAACAGGCCGTAGCTACGTCGAACAGAGTACGCGAGATACACAGCGAAGCACACTACGAGCTACGACAATGGACCTCAAACTCGCAGGAGGTTCTCACAGCACTCTCGGAGCCATCGACGACAACTCAGTCAGTCTCACTCGACGAAAACACGAAGACCGAACGGATACTAGGTCTCATCTGGAAGCCGTACAGCGACGAGTTAGCCTTCAACCTCGACCTAGCACGTCTGCCACAAGACGTGCTAAACAGAAAACAACCCACCAAGCGTGAGGCGCTCAAAATAGTCATGTCATTGTTCGACCCTCTCGGTCTCGCTTCGCCTGTCACATCTAAGGCGAAACAACTCCTTCAAGAAGTATGGAGAAGAAACATCGAATGGGACCAGCCGATCGACACTGACCTCGCCGCACAATGGACGGAGTGGATAGAACATCTCAAGAAGCTAACCCACGTCGCGATACCCAGATGTCACTTACATTACAGCGACGCTAGTAACATGCAACTACATGTTTTCGTCGACGCTAGTGAAACAGCCTTCGCCGCCGCGTTATACTGGCGCATACAGTCGCCGGAGGGACACGTGACTACATCACTGGTCTTGGGGAAGGCCAAAGTCGCACCGCTCAAAGTCACGTCAATCCCACGCCTCGAACTACAAGCGGCCGTCATGGGCAGTCGTATGGCCGCGACTGTAATAGAAGAACACGATCGAAAACCATCGTCAGTCACGTATTGGTCCGATAGCCGCACAGTACTCACCTGGCTAAAAACGGGCGCTCGCTCGTACAAACCGTATGTCGCACATCGAATCGCGGCAATAGAGGAGGTCAGCAAGCTAAACGAGTGGCGTTGGGTTCCAACTAAACTCAACGTCGCCGACGACGCGACCCGCGATGTACCAAGTGACTTCGATGTACAACACAGATGGTTCAGAGGCCCGGAATTCTTACGTGACGACCCAACTACGTGGCCTGCGGAGAAGCCACCACATATAGAAAACACCGGCGAAGAGAGACTGCACTATACAACACACAGAAGTGTCACCACAACGACACTAACAACAGCGCTCCCGGACAGTAATAGATTTTCGAAATGGGAACGCCTACTGCGAGCCACCGCTCGCGTCCTTCAGTTTATAGCTCTATGCCGCCGCAGCGCTGACGAGAAAGTCAACTACAAACGTACGGCGAAAGTCAGAGAAACAGACAGCACATGGGGGCGAAAATATAGAACCGCCACGCCCCGGCCTACAAAACAGAGGGACGACAGCTACAGAAAATTCATCCCACTAGATGCCCGATATAGCAAGGAGGCCGAAGCCCTCCTAGTGCGCGCCAGTCAACAACAGTCGTTCGAGAGCGAAATAGACACTCTGCAGAAAGGGGGCAACATACCCCATTCGAGCCGACTACGTCCTATCGCGGTCGAACTAGTCAACGGCGTGATTCAACTTAAATCACGTATAAACGCGGCGACGGACATAACACCACAGACACGAGCGCCGGCGGTCATCGACGGCGACAACCACGTAACAAAACTATACGTGGAGTACATACATCGACGCCTACATCACGCGAGCGTCGAAGCTACGATCAACGAATGCCGCCAGTACTATTGGATCCTACGCTTGCGTCCAATCGCACGCATGCTCATACATAGATGTCTGCCCTGCCGCATACGACGGTCGACACCACCGCGACCACCGACGGGTAACCACCCGCCGACCCGACTAGCGCACCATCAACGCCCTTTCACATACACTGGGCTTGATTACTTCGGCCCCCTCACGGTCACAGTGGGCAGAGGGACACAAAAGAGGTACGTCGCACTGTTCACGTGCCTCACAACACGCGCCGTACACCTAGAAATCGCCGCCTCACTAACGACAGATTCGGCGATTATGGCACTACGACGCATGATCGCGCGCCGTGGGTGCCCTACAGAAATTTGGTCCGACAATGGGACGAATCTACAAGGCGCCGACAAGGAGCTTCGCAAAACTATAGACAGagcgacagaagaagaagccaCACACAGAAAAATCAGCTGGCGTTTCATACCCCCCGCCGCCCCCTTCATGGGCGGAGCATGGGAACGTCTCGTGCGGAGTGTGAAAACGGCTCTATACACCGTACTAGAACGAACGAGCCCGTCCGAAGAGGTCCTACACACCTTACTCGCCGAAGTGGAATACACGGTCAACAGCCGTCCACTCACACACGTCTCCGTGGACCCCGCGGACCCAGAAGCACTCACTCCGAACCATTTTTTGCTCGGCGGCACTGCCCGCGAGGGCCCGCCGGGCACTTTCGATGACAGCGACTTATCCAACAGAACCCAGTGGAGAGCCTCTCAACGACTCGCCGACCTATTCTGGACTCGTTGGATGCGAGAGTACCTCCCCGAGCTCCAAAACCGGCGGGAGCCACACGGCGAAGGAACAGTAAAAATGGGTGACGTCGTGCTCATTACCGACAACACGCTACCACGAAACGTATGGCCCCGCGGAATAATCACCGCTACCTACCCTGGAACGGACAACATAGTACGAGTCGTCGATGTCAAGACGAAGGGGGGGACACTTAGAAGACCCGTCAAGAAATTATTGGTTCTCTACTCCCCGCAACCCCCACCAATCGCGAACCAATAA